In Amycolatopsis methanolica 239, a single genomic region encodes these proteins:
- a CDS encoding 4-hydroxyphenyl-beta-ketoacyl-CoA hydrolase, which translates to MDPSQLEAIDVHVHVETDDHGHLSLPDDFVEASSAYFGADARRPTIDEIAAYYRERRIGAVLFTVDIEAFTGHPALSNEEIAVAAAKHPDVLIPFASIDPAKGRAGARQLERLIADHGVRGLKFHPSLQDFAPNDRSAYPLLEIAQEHGLPALFHTGQTGIGANMRGGGGVRLGLSNPMLLDDVAIDFPDLTIIMAHPSFPWQDEALAVATHKPNVYIDLSGWSPKYFPPQLVRYANSLLQDKVLFGSDYPLITPDRWMADFARLDIKDHVRPKILKDNAVRVLGLAQERG; encoded by the coding sequence ATGGATCCCAGCCAGCTCGAGGCGATCGACGTGCACGTCCACGTCGAGACCGACGACCACGGGCACCTGTCCCTGCCCGACGACTTCGTCGAGGCGTCCTCGGCCTACTTCGGTGCCGACGCCCGGCGCCCGACCATCGACGAGATCGCGGCCTACTACCGCGAGCGCCGCATCGGGGCGGTGCTGTTCACCGTCGACATCGAGGCGTTCACCGGGCACCCCGCGCTGTCCAACGAGGAGATCGCGGTGGCGGCGGCCAAGCACCCCGACGTGCTCATCCCGTTCGCCAGCATCGACCCGGCCAAGGGCAGGGCGGGCGCCCGGCAGCTGGAGCGGCTCATCGCCGACCACGGCGTGCGCGGCCTGAAGTTCCACCCGAGCCTGCAGGATTTCGCGCCGAACGACCGCAGCGCGTACCCGCTGCTGGAGATCGCGCAAGAGCACGGCCTGCCCGCGTTGTTCCACACCGGCCAGACCGGTATCGGCGCGAACATGCGCGGCGGCGGGGGAGTCCGGCTCGGCCTGTCCAACCCGATGCTGCTCGACGACGTGGCCATCGACTTCCCGGATCTGACGATCATCATGGCCCACCCGTCGTTCCCGTGGCAGGACGAGGCGCTCGCCGTCGCCACGCACAAGCCGAACGTCTACATCGACCTCTCCGGCTGGTCGCCCAAGTACTTCCCGCCGCAGCTGGTCCGCTACGCCAACAGCCTCCTGCAGGACAAGGTGCTGTTCGGCTCGGACTACCCGCTGATCACACCGGACCGGTGGATGGCCGACTTCGCGCGGCTGGACATCAAGGACCACGTGCGCCCGAAGATCCTCAAGGACAACGCCGTCCGCGTGCTCGGCCTGGCCCAGGAGCGGGGATGA
- a CDS encoding MFS transporter: protein MEVQPALGPRYKWIALSNTTLGMLMATINSSIVLIALPDIFRGIDINPLEPSNTSYLLWMMMGFLVVTAVLVVGFGRLGDMYGRVRMYNLGFAVFAVSSVFLAITWMNGGAAAIWMIAWRIVQGIGGAFLMANSSAILTDAFPKHQRGMALGINGVAAIAGSFLGLVIGGLLGPVEWRLVFLVSVPFGVFGTIWAYLKLKDTSERHHAKMDWWGNLTFAVGLIAVLVGITYGIQPYGGHTMGWTSPFVLSCLIGGAVVLVLFCVIETRVANPLFNLGLFKIRAFTFGNLANLLASLGRGGLQFVLIIWLQGIWLPQHGYSFEKTPLWAGIYMLPLTIGFLVSAPVSGIISDRIGGRLLSTGGMLITAVSFVLLEVLPVDFNYWAFAAILLLNGLGMGLFTSPNRAEVMNSLPNNARGAGAGMTATFQNSAMVLSIGFFFSLMIAGLADHLPSAMAQGLTANGVPAADANQIASLPPVGVLFAAFLGYNPIEQLLGGVLHTLPPDQAAYLTGRSFFPQLISGPFADGLTAAFWFAIIASVVAALASWFTGHARKPAPGQPHETVGSELAAAVGDLVDVSEHDTVATAPGRIAGRLRTSGGNALAGGVVTVTGADGRQAGRTRAGADGGYAVSGLRPGTYTLIVTAPGFQPEAAAVTLNGSGAVRDFVVSGCGIVTGIVRRAPGGAGAGDTAVVATDGGGQVVGQTRTLDDGTFQLTGLPAGEITVTAHLDGHRPEAATVVVSGTEPAVADLLVQAAGTLRGTVTGADGRPVPGARVAVSTAAGEFAAAAVTDEHGGYSVDDLAPGDYTVVTSLFEPVVRQVDLSGGESATVDVDLHAGRPEQARS, encoded by the coding sequence ATGGAAGTGCAGCCTGCGCTCGGTCCCCGCTACAAGTGGATCGCGCTGTCCAACACGACACTGGGCATGCTCATGGCCACGATCAACTCCTCGATCGTGCTCATCGCGCTGCCGGACATCTTCCGCGGCATCGACATCAACCCGCTGGAGCCGTCGAACACCAGCTACCTGCTGTGGATGATGATGGGCTTCCTCGTCGTCACAGCGGTGCTGGTGGTCGGTTTCGGCCGGCTGGGCGACATGTACGGCCGCGTGCGCATGTACAACCTGGGTTTCGCGGTCTTCGCGGTGTCGTCGGTCTTCCTGGCGATCACGTGGATGAACGGCGGCGCGGCGGCGATCTGGATGATCGCCTGGCGCATCGTCCAGGGCATCGGCGGCGCGTTCCTGATGGCCAACTCCAGCGCGATCCTCACCGACGCCTTCCCCAAGCACCAGCGCGGCATGGCGCTGGGCATCAACGGCGTCGCCGCGATCGCCGGCTCCTTCCTCGGCCTGGTGATCGGCGGTCTGCTCGGCCCGGTCGAGTGGCGGCTGGTCTTCCTCGTATCCGTCCCGTTCGGCGTGTTCGGCACCATCTGGGCCTACCTCAAGCTCAAGGACACCAGCGAACGCCACCACGCGAAGATGGACTGGTGGGGCAACCTGACCTTCGCGGTCGGCCTCATCGCCGTGCTCGTCGGCATCACCTACGGCATCCAGCCCTACGGCGGGCACACCATGGGCTGGACCAGCCCGTTCGTGCTGTCCTGCCTCATCGGCGGTGCCGTCGTCCTGGTCCTGTTCTGCGTCATCGAGACCAGGGTCGCGAACCCGCTGTTCAACCTCGGGCTGTTCAAGATCCGCGCGTTCACCTTCGGCAACCTGGCGAACCTGCTCGCCTCGCTGGGCCGCGGCGGCCTGCAGTTCGTGCTGATCATCTGGCTGCAGGGCATCTGGCTGCCGCAGCACGGCTACAGCTTCGAGAAGACCCCGCTGTGGGCCGGGATCTACATGCTGCCGCTGACGATCGGTTTCCTCGTCTCCGCGCCGGTGTCGGGCATCATCTCCGACCGCATCGGCGGGCGGCTGCTGTCCACCGGCGGCATGCTGATCACGGCCGTCAGCTTCGTCCTGCTGGAAGTCCTGCCGGTCGACTTCAACTACTGGGCCTTCGCCGCGATCCTGCTCCTCAACGGGCTCGGCATGGGCCTGTTCACGTCGCCCAACCGGGCCGAGGTGATGAACAGCCTGCCGAACAACGCGCGCGGCGCGGGCGCCGGGATGACCGCGACCTTCCAGAACTCCGCGATGGTGTTGTCCATCGGCTTCTTCTTCAGCCTGATGATCGCCGGGCTCGCCGACCACCTGCCGTCGGCGATGGCGCAGGGCCTGACCGCGAACGGCGTGCCCGCCGCCGACGCGAACCAGATCGCGTCGCTGCCGCCGGTCGGCGTGCTGTTCGCCGCGTTCCTCGGCTACAACCCGATCGAACAGCTCCTCGGCGGCGTCCTGCACACCCTGCCGCCGGACCAGGCCGCCTACCTGACCGGCCGCAGCTTCTTCCCGCAGCTGATCTCCGGGCCGTTCGCCGACGGCCTGACCGCCGCGTTCTGGTTCGCGATCATCGCCTCCGTGGTCGCCGCGCTCGCGTCCTGGTTCACCGGCCACGCTCGCAAGCCCGCGCCGGGGCAGCCGCACGAGACCGTGGGCTCCGAACTCGCCGCCGCGGTGGGCGACCTGGTCGACGTGAGCGAGCACGACACCGTCGCCACCGCGCCCGGCCGGATCGCCGGCCGCCTGCGCACCTCGGGCGGCAACGCGCTCGCCGGCGGCGTGGTGACGGTGACCGGCGCGGACGGCAGGCAGGCCGGCCGCACCCGGGCCGGCGCGGACGGCGGTTACGCGGTCTCCGGCCTGCGCCCCGGCACCTACACGCTGATCGTCACCGCGCCCGGGTTCCAGCCGGAGGCCGCCGCGGTCACCCTCAACGGGTCCGGGGCCGTGCGCGACTTCGTCGTGTCGGGCTGCGGGATCGTGACCGGGATAGTGCGCCGCGCCCCCGGCGGCGCCGGAGCCGGCGACACGGCGGTGGTCGCCACCGACGGCGGCGGCCAGGTGGTCGGGCAGACGCGCACCCTCGACGACGGCACGTTCCAGCTGACCGGCCTGCCCGCCGGGGAGATCACGGTGACCGCGCACCTGGACGGCCACCGCCCGGAGGCCGCCACCGTCGTGGTGTCCGGCACCGAACCGGCCGTGGCCGACCTGCTGGTCCAGGCCGCCGGGACGCTGCGCGGCACCGTCACCGGGGCGGACGGCCGCCCGGTGCCCGGCGCGCGCGTCGCCGTCAGCACCGCCGCGGGCGAGTTCGCCGCGGCCGCGGTGACCGACGAGCACGGCGGCTACTCGGTGGACGACCTCGCACCCGGCGACTACACCGTGGTGACCAGCCTGTTCGAGCCCGTCGTGCGGCAGGTGGACCTGAGCGGCGGCGAATCGGCCACCGTCGACGTCGACCTGCACGCGGGCCGTCCCGAGCAGGCCCGCTCATGA
- a CDS encoding MSCRAMM family protein: MTEVTGRVRDTRDAPVPGAAVTLVDSAGQQIARGATGPDGGYRLPAPGRGVHVLIASAPAYRPEAVTLTVGDTAAVLDLVLDSATGLGGVVRSAVTGAPVADATVTLADARGEVVGSYISGQGGEYSFGALPAGTYTLAVNASGYRPSAVAVNMTDATVRRDLELAEAAVIHGTVNVRDLPRPWPRITVSLLDESGDVARRTLAGEDGHYAFHDLEPGTYTVVATSYAPVRKAARVGGGDTRLDVRLT, translated from the coding sequence ATGACCGAGGTGACCGGACGGGTGCGCGACACCCGGGACGCTCCCGTGCCCGGCGCCGCGGTCACGCTCGTCGACTCCGCCGGGCAGCAGATCGCCCGCGGCGCCACCGGCCCGGACGGCGGCTACCGGCTGCCCGCGCCCGGCCGGGGCGTCCACGTCCTGATCGCCTCGGCGCCGGCGTACCGGCCGGAGGCGGTCACTCTGACCGTCGGCGACACCGCGGCCGTCCTGGACCTCGTGCTGGACAGCGCGACCGGGCTCGGCGGCGTGGTCCGCTCGGCGGTCACCGGGGCGCCGGTCGCGGACGCGACGGTGACGCTGGCCGACGCCCGCGGCGAGGTCGTCGGGTCCTACATCTCCGGCCAGGGCGGCGAATACTCGTTCGGCGCCCTGCCCGCCGGGACGTACACGCTCGCCGTGAACGCGTCTGGCTACCGGCCGTCCGCGGTGGCGGTGAACATGACCGACGCGACCGTGCGGCGGGACCTGGAACTGGCCGAGGCCGCGGTCATCCACGGGACCGTGAACGTGCGCGACCTGCCGCGGCCGTGGCCGCGGATCACGGTGAGCCTGCTGGACGAATCGGGCGACGTCGCCCGGCGCACCCTCGCGGGCGAGGACGGGCACTACGCCTTCCACGACCTCGAACCCGGCACCTACACCGTCGTCGCTACGAGTTACGCACCGGTAAGGAAAGCGGCCCGCGTCGGCGGCGGCGACACCCGGCTGGACGTGCGGCTCACCTGA
- a CDS encoding styrene monooxygenase/indole monooxygenase family protein, producing the protein MRRPGQDVGAGDPAGTGVLHAVTGRSLGGGRIRAAWVTSTQCMFADALAIERKHGLNLWDDVAPRVAGQGFSMAGPDGQRALNWIASWDGGPAQSIDQRVKMAAWLKLFEERGGNVVIHGVTTADLNGPARLYELVIVAAGKGELVQLFDRGPSRSPYTKPQRQLSVSYVHGQESRPEWLGTTDVWMNIIPGVGELINIPGYTLSGPCDIFYVSGIPGGPFDAFAGRPPAEEQLRRHLELFRQYIPWEYERAKNAGLTDGKAVLVGGYPPVVRRPVGEPPSGGFVLGMADVVVANDPITGQGANNAAKCAESYLGSILENGDRPFDRTWMQGAFDRYWEHARWGTMFTNAMLQPPPPHVQQILGAAQTNPAAAKRFVNGFNNPTDFQHWLLDPAKTEEYLASV; encoded by the coding sequence CTGCGACGCCCGGGACAAGACGTCGGTGCTGGAGACCCTGCAGGAACTGGTGTCCTACACGCTGTCACTGGCCGAAGTCTCGGAGGGGGGCGGATCCGCGCCGCGTGGGTCACCTCGACCCAGTGCATGTTCGCCGACGCGCTCGCCATCGAGCGCAAGCACGGGCTCAACCTGTGGGACGACGTCGCTCCCCGCGTTGCTGGGCAAGGGTTTTCGATGGCCGGGCCGGACGGGCAGCGCGCGCTGAACTGGATCGCCTCGTGGGACGGCGGCCCGGCGCAGTCCATCGACCAGCGGGTGAAGATGGCGGCGTGGCTGAAGCTGTTCGAGGAGCGCGGCGGCAACGTCGTGATCCACGGCGTCACCACGGCCGACCTGAACGGCCCGGCGCGGCTCTACGAGCTGGTGATCGTCGCGGCGGGCAAGGGCGAGCTGGTGCAGCTGTTCGACCGCGGCCCGTCGCGATCCCCCTACACCAAGCCGCAGCGCCAGCTTTCGGTGTCCTATGTGCACGGTCAGGAGTCGCGTCCGGAGTGGCTGGGCACCACCGACGTGTGGATGAACATCATCCCGGGCGTCGGCGAGCTGATCAACATCCCGGGCTACACGTTGTCCGGGCCGTGCGACATCTTCTACGTGTCCGGCATTCCGGGCGGGCCGTTCGACGCGTTCGCCGGCCGGCCGCCGGCGGAGGAGCAGTTGCGGCGGCACCTGGAGCTGTTCCGGCAGTACATCCCGTGGGAGTACGAGCGGGCGAAGAACGCCGGGCTGACCGACGGCAAGGCGGTGCTGGTCGGCGGCTACCCGCCGGTCGTGCGGCGCCCGGTGGGCGAGCCGCCCTCCGGCGGGTTCGTGCTCGGCATGGCGGACGTGGTGGTGGCGAACGACCCGATCACCGGTCAGGGCGCGAACAACGCGGCCAAGTGCGCCGAGTCGTACCTGGGCAGCATCCTGGAGAACGGGGACCGGCCGTTCGACCGGACGTGGATGCAGGGGGCATTCGACCGGTACTGGGAGCACGCCCGGTGGGGCACGATGTTCACCAACGCGATGCTGCAGCCGCCACCGCCGCACGTGCAACAGATCCTCGGGGCGGCGCAGACGAACCCGGCCGCGGCGAAGCGGTTCGTGAACGGCTTCAACAACCCCACGGATTTCCAGCACTGGCTGCTGGACCCCGCCAAGACGGAGGAGTACCTGGCTTCGGTGTGA
- a CDS encoding AMIN-like domain-containing (lipo)protein, whose product MTLTPRRLFAVCAAALLALSGAVVAAVPAGAQPGVATMTNIRTGLNTGFDRIVLDMTGPAPQTSYQWVDELIADGSGDIVWLTGEHFVAVTTTPARAHDDNGNRTYPGPDKFRTRNLRNVMAVAVTGDFEGYVSIGLGTRYQSWVRVFTLTAPTRVVIDVGH is encoded by the coding sequence ATGACCCTCACCCCACGGCGGCTCTTCGCGGTCTGCGCCGCCGCCTTGCTCGCGCTCTCCGGCGCCGTCGTCGCGGCGGTGCCGGCCGGTGCGCAACCGGGTGTCGCCACCATGACGAACATCCGCACCGGCCTCAACACCGGCTTCGACCGGATCGTGCTGGACATGACGGGCCCCGCGCCCCAGACGTCCTACCAGTGGGTCGACGAGCTGATCGCCGACGGCTCCGGCGACATCGTGTGGCTCACCGGCGAGCACTTCGTCGCCGTCACCACCACACCGGCCCGCGCCCACGACGACAACGGCAACCGCACTTACCCGGGGCCAGACAAGTTCCGCACCCGCAACCTCCGCAACGTCATGGCCGTCGCGGTGACCGGGGACTTCGAAGGCTACGTGTCGATCGGCCTCGGCACCCGGTACCAGTCCTGGGTCCGGGTATTCACGCTCACCGCACCGACCCGCGTCGTCATCGACGTGGGCCACTGA
- a CDS encoding PRC-barrel domain-containing protein yields MPGDEVRASDLLGCRVYDGRGRPLGKVTDLITRPDELGRERTVAVLVTPRRRGRLLGYERTSQRGPMLLAWLAKVLHRGMREVPWAEVRWER; encoded by the coding sequence ATGCCGGGGGATGAGGTGCGGGCGAGCGACCTGCTGGGATGCCGGGTGTACGACGGGCGCGGCCGTCCGCTCGGGAAGGTGACCGACCTGATCACGCGGCCGGACGAGCTCGGCCGGGAACGGACCGTCGCGGTGCTGGTGACCCCTCGCCGCCGGGGGCGGTTGCTGGGGTACGAGCGGACCAGCCAGCGCGGGCCGATGCTGCTGGCGTGGCTGGCGAAGGTGCTGCACCGGGGGATGCGGGAGGTGCCCTGGGCGGAGGTGCGCTGGGAACGTTAG
- a CDS encoding divalent metal cation transporter, whose translation MGHLRRAAHARGPAAGGELGHLGLPRRVAVRLRPHAVRGVLLLLRRGEEKWTTKDLATERSNTFVGFPLGGLLGLAIMGCAATMFFPAGIQVDQLSQTALPVALALGKLGLVVVMIGFFAATFGAALETGLSTGYSIAQYFGWQWGKLVKPREAARFHTVVLVSVLLGTAALLTTIDPVQITELSLLFSAVVLPLTYLPILVVANDRDYLGDHANGRVPNFLGVTFLIVVVVGAVAAIPLMIITGMGQT comes from the coding sequence GTGGGGCACCTTCGCCGAGCAGCTCACGCACGCGGGCCCGCCGCAGGGGGAGAACTGGGGCACCTGGGGTTACCTCGCCGTGTCGCTGTTCGCCTCCGCCCTCACGCCGTACGAGGTGTTCTTCTTCTCCTCCGGCGGGGGGAGGAGAAGTGGACGACGAAGGACCTGGCGACCGAGCGCAGCAACACCTTCGTCGGCTTCCCCCTCGGCGGGCTGCTCGGACTGGCGATCATGGGCTGCGCCGCGACGATGTTCTTCCCCGCCGGCATCCAGGTCGACCAGCTCAGCCAGACCGCGCTGCCGGTCGCGCTGGCGCTGGGGAAGCTGGGCCTGGTCGTGGTGATGATCGGGTTCTTCGCGGCCACGTTCGGCGCCGCGCTGGAGACCGGGCTGTCCACCGGGTACTCGATCGCGCAGTACTTCGGCTGGCAGTGGGGCAAGCTGGTGAAACCCCGTGAGGCGGCGCGGTTCCACACTGTGGTGCTGGTCAGCGTGCTGCTGGGCACGGCGGCGTTGCTGACGACGATCGACCCGGTGCAGATCACCGAACTGTCGCTGCTGTTCAGCGCCGTGGTGCTGCCGCTGACCTACCTGCCGATCCTGGTCGTCGCCAACGACCGGGACTACCTCGGCGACCACGCGAACGGGCGGGTGCCGAACTTCCTCGGCGTGACGTTCCTGATCGTCGTCGTCGTCGGCGCGGTCGCGGCCATCCCGCTCATGATCATCACCGGGATGGGGCAGACATGA
- a CDS encoding IS982 family transposase, whose amino-acid sequence MTTDLNTLLTALYVKIDDHLAGRRRMGRPPKLTDAELVTLAVAQALLGFTSEARWLRFLPARMPGAFRYLPGQSGYNRRLRAALPLIKHVMRWLAADTDLWTDTTWIVDSTPVECGRSRPTVKRSELAGWAKYGFCRSHSRWFWGLRLHLVCTPAGLPVAWALADPKIDERQVLMAICDHEPHLLTDRPGLLIIADKGYVSRELDHYLTERGVRLIRPSYRNRRPHPGEPLLKSIRQLIESVNDTLKGQLDLEQHGGRTIEGVGTRVAQRLLALTAAIWHNRATGQPITRSLTAYDH is encoded by the coding sequence GTGACGACCGACCTGAACACCCTTCTCACCGCACTCTACGTCAAGATCGACGACCATCTCGCGGGCAGGCGGCGGATGGGCAGACCGCCGAAGCTGACCGACGCTGAGCTGGTCACGCTGGCCGTCGCCCAGGCGTTGCTGGGGTTCACCTCCGAGGCCCGCTGGCTGCGGTTCCTGCCCGCCCGGATGCCCGGCGCGTTCCGCTACCTGCCCGGCCAGTCCGGCTACAACCGTCGCCTGCGCGCTGCGCTGCCACTGATCAAGCACGTGATGCGCTGGCTGGCGGCCGATACCGACCTGTGGACCGACACCACCTGGATCGTCGACTCCACCCCGGTGGAGTGCGGCCGGTCCCGACCGACGGTCAAGCGCTCAGAGCTGGCCGGCTGGGCCAAGTACGGCTTCTGCCGCTCACACTCCCGCTGGTTCTGGGGACTGCGGCTGCATCTGGTCTGCACCCCTGCCGGACTCCCGGTGGCCTGGGCGCTGGCGGACCCGAAGATCGACGAGCGGCAGGTACTCATGGCGATCTGCGACCACGAACCCCACCTGCTCACCGACCGCCCCGGCCTGCTGATCATCGCCGACAAGGGCTACGTCTCCCGCGAACTCGACCACTACCTCACCGAGCGCGGGGTCCGGCTGATCCGACCGTCCTACCGCAACCGCCGGCCCCATCCCGGCGAGCCGCTGCTCAAGTCCATCCGCCAGCTCATCGAGTCAGTCAACGACACCCTCAAAGGCCAACTCGACCTCGAACAGCACGGCGGACGCACCATCGAAGGCGTCGGAACCCGCGTCGCCCAACGCCTCCTGGCCCTCACCGCCGCCATCTGGCACAACCGCGCCACCGGCCAACCCATCACCCGATCACTGACCGCCTACGACCACTAA
- a CDS encoding S1C family serine protease, translating into MSYYPPQYDPWAPPPPPPPRRKRGLATALAALGLVVLVVLGFVAWDLGRGSLPPGSTSSPLERSLRNEQSGNSTLDVAEVAEKVEPGLVDVYSTLGYSGQQAAGTGMVLTQDGKVLTNNHVVAGATSIKVTDVDTGRTYRAEVLGYSRSRDVALLQVRNASGMGTVTTGDSSEVSVGDPVVGLGNAGGDGGEPSVSPGKVTALNQSITATDESTGSSEQLTGLIQVDANIQSGDSGGALADAEGRVIGMNTAASTGYQFGQNERAAGASGFAIPIDDALSLARKIEAGQGSDTVHIGPSAFVGVSVSDAGGSGALVQQVVPGGPADDAGLVAGDVIVALDGRAVGSATDLTAVMDTLHPGDQVAVTWLDQSGQQRSATATLVEGPVG; encoded by the coding sequence ATGAGCTATTACCCACCGCAGTACGACCCCTGGGCGCCGCCACCCCCGCCGCCGCCACGCCGGAAGCGCGGGCTGGCCACGGCGCTCGCCGCGCTGGGCCTGGTGGTGCTGGTCGTGCTGGGTTTCGTCGCGTGGGACCTGGGCCGCGGGTCCCTGCCGCCGGGCAGCACTTCGTCGCCGCTGGAGCGGAGCCTGCGCAACGAGCAGAGCGGAAACTCGACGCTCGACGTGGCCGAGGTCGCGGAGAAGGTCGAGCCCGGCCTGGTCGACGTGTACTCGACGCTCGGGTACTCCGGGCAGCAGGCCGCGGGCACCGGCATGGTGCTCACCCAGGACGGCAAGGTCCTGACGAACAACCACGTGGTCGCGGGCGCGACCAGCATCAAGGTGACCGACGTGGACACCGGCCGCACCTACCGCGCCGAGGTCCTCGGGTACAGCCGGTCGCGGGACGTGGCGCTGCTGCAGGTGCGGAACGCCTCCGGGATGGGCACCGTCACCACGGGCGACTCGTCGGAGGTGTCCGTCGGCGATCCGGTCGTGGGGCTCGGCAACGCGGGCGGCGACGGCGGCGAACCCAGCGTGTCACCGGGGAAGGTCACCGCGCTGAACCAGTCCATCACCGCGACGGACGAGTCCACGGGCAGTTCCGAGCAGCTGACCGGGCTCATCCAGGTGGACGCGAACATCCAGTCCGGCGATTCCGGCGGCGCGCTGGCCGACGCCGAGGGCCGGGTGATCGGGATGAACACCGCGGCCTCGACCGGTTACCAATTCGGGCAGAACGAGCGCGCCGCCGGGGCGAGCGGCTTCGCCATCCCGATCGACGATGCGCTGAGCCTGGCCCGGAAGATCGAGGCGGGCCAGGGCTCCGACACCGTCCACATCGGACCGTCAGCGTTCGTCGGCGTGTCGGTGAGCGACGCGGGCGGCTCGGGTGCGCTGGTGCAGCAGGTGGTGCCCGGCGGACCGGCTGACGACGCGGGGCTCGTCGCCGGCGACGTCATCGTCGCACTGGACGGCCGCGCGGTCGGCTCGGCGACCGACCTGACCGCGGTGATGGACACCCTGCACCCCGGTGACCAGGTCGCGGTGACGTGGCTGGACCAGTCCGGGCAGCAGCGCAGCGCGACCGCCACCCTGGTCGAGGGGCCGGTGGGTTAG
- a CDS encoding SDR family oxidoreductase, with the protein MTNTAPLPAEQGGRPRTAIVTGSDSGIGRAIAVALGGGGVDVGITWRRDEEGANATAAQVREAGARAEVRQLDVGDLPMAAAAIDELAEALGGVDVLVNCAGTGTGQRVMDMDFDTWRHVLSIDLDGAFLCAQRAARHMIDAGGGGRIVNITSVHEHAPKVGAAPYCAAKAGMGMLTKVLALELAEHGITVNSVAPGEISTPMTGQTDVNPRDQERPGVPLGRTGHAEEVAAVVAFLTTPAAGYVTGSSYVVDGGMLLMGPQGASGLGDNSWRKL; encoded by the coding sequence ATGACGAACACAGCTCCCCTGCCCGCGGAGCAGGGCGGACGGCCCCGGACGGCGATCGTGACCGGTTCCGACTCCGGCATCGGGCGGGCGATCGCCGTCGCGCTCGGTGGTGGCGGCGTGGACGTCGGCATCACGTGGCGCCGGGACGAAGAGGGCGCCAACGCGACCGCCGCGCAGGTGCGCGAAGCCGGCGCGCGCGCCGAGGTACGGCAGCTCGACGTCGGCGACCTGCCCATGGCGGCGGCCGCGATCGACGAGCTCGCCGAGGCGCTCGGCGGGGTCGACGTGCTGGTCAACTGCGCCGGCACGGGCACCGGCCAGCGGGTGATGGACATGGACTTCGACACCTGGCGGCACGTGCTGAGCATCGACCTGGACGGCGCGTTCCTGTGCGCGCAGCGGGCGGCGCGGCACATGATCGACGCCGGTGGCGGCGGGCGGATCGTCAACATCACCAGCGTGCACGAGCACGCCCCGAAGGTCGGCGCGGCGCCCTACTGCGCGGCGAAGGCCGGGATGGGCATGCTGACCAAGGTGCTGGCGCTGGAGCTGGCCGAGCACGGCATCACGGTGAACTCGGTGGCGCCCGGCGAGATCTCCACGCCGATGACCGGCCAGACCGACGTGAACCCGCGCGACCAGGAGCGCCCCGGCGTGCCACTGGGCCGGACCGGGCACGCGGAGGAGGTCGCCGCCGTGGTGGCTTTCCTGACAACGCCCGCGGCAGGCTACGTGACCGGCTCGTCGTACGTGGTGGACGGCGGGATGCTCCTCATGGGCCCCCAGGGAGCCTCCGGCCTCGGCGACAACAGCTGGCGCAAGCTCTGA
- a CDS encoding 4a-hydroxytetrahydrobiopterin dehydratase: MPTSTRTPLIAAPSRVRWLDRKEHGGRASSPILRGSSCGATGTRPGNGRRTSCRRRCRTPKSPGRWAGWRGDAGHLSRTVRVPEQAHGALIGRVQRDAATRSDHAQFERRRGELTFTVTTGFPGRVTEPDLWLASRIEALLAELT; encoded by the coding sequence GTGCCGACCAGCACGCGAACCCCGCTCATCGCCGCTCCTTCCCGTGTCAGGTGGTTAGACCGTAAGGAGCACGGGGGCCGCGCGTCTTCTCCAATCTTGCGCGGTTCGTCCTGCGGGGCCACGGGTACCCGCCCGGGAAACGGAAGGAGGACGTCGTGCCGGAGACGCTGTCGGACACCGAAATCGCCCGGGCGCTGGGCGGGATGGCGCGGGGACGCCGGCCACCTCTCGCGCACGGTGCGCGTGCCGGAGCAGGCACACGGCGCGCTGATCGGCCGCGTGCAGCGGGACGCGGCGACACGGAGCGACCACGCGCAGTTCGAACGCCGCCGGGGCGAGCTGACCTTCACCGTCACCACGGGCTTCCCCGGCCGGGTCACCGAGCCGGACCTGTGGCTGGCGTCCCGCATCGAAGCGTTGCTGGCGGAACTGACCTGA